The proteins below are encoded in one region of Haladaptatus sp. R4:
- a CDS encoding metalloregulator ArsR/SmtB family transcription factor has product MDSAALLDILGNENRRRILRLLSHKPCYVTEISDYLGVSPKAVIDHLRKLEEAGLVESRTDDQRRKYFNISRNLRLEVDVSPYEFGMKSAYPASANLDVSSCQYLSLNVKYLNEQVEDDEDDEDVEQMSDTEASKIADLASELNSLEELKSELSLAQRWVHGRMTSVLDSLSDAVDGNGENRIRAEILAALAAGAETTREISREANAPEHIVENHLGSMAERGVVESDGESWTLSG; this is encoded by the coding sequence ATGGATTCCGCCGCGTTGCTCGATATACTCGGAAATGAAAACCGACGGCGTATCCTGCGGCTCCTCTCACACAAGCCCTGCTACGTGACCGAGATTAGCGATTATCTCGGCGTCAGTCCGAAGGCGGTCATCGACCACCTTCGGAAACTGGAGGAGGCAGGACTAGTCGAAAGTCGGACTGACGACCAGCGTCGCAAATATTTCAACATCTCACGGAACCTCCGACTCGAAGTGGACGTCTCTCCCTACGAGTTCGGAATGAAGAGCGCGTATCCCGCGAGCGCCAACCTCGACGTGAGTTCGTGCCAGTATCTCTCCTTGAACGTCAAATACCTCAACGAGCAGGTCGAGGACGACGAAGACGACGAAGACGTCGAGCAGATGAGCGACACCGAGGCGAGCAAAATCGCCGACCTCGCGTCCGAGCTCAACAGTTTGGAGGAGTTAAAGAGCGAGTTATCGCTCGCACAACGGTGGGTGCACGGGCGGATGACGAGCGTCCTCGACTCGCTGAGCGACGCGGTGGACGGCAACGGCGAAAATCGGATCCGCGCGGAGATTTTGGCCGCGCTCGCCGCCGGTGCGGAGACCACCCGTGAGATCAGTCGGGAGGCGAACGCGCCGGAACACATCGTGGAAAACCACCTCGGGAGCATGGCGGAGCGCGGAGTCGTGGAGTCGGACGGCGAAAGCTGGACGTTGTCCGGATAA
- a CDS encoding sugar phosphate isomerase/epimerase translates to MEGHSTSLCYHNHDHEFVDVGGKTGFEVFLDESELEIELDLGWTVAAGRDPVALIDSLGDRTPLVHVKDTLDGEPVELGEGDVDLSACVNAARNAGTDWLVYEHDAPSDPLASLAHGAEHLRKLNE, encoded by the coding sequence ATGGAGGGCCACAGCACGTCGCTCTGTTATCACAACCACGACCACGAGTTCGTGGACGTCGGTGGGAAGACCGGGTTCGAGGTCTTTCTCGACGAGTCCGAACTCGAAATCGAACTCGACCTCGGGTGGACCGTGGCGGCGGGACGGGACCCGGTCGCGCTCATCGACTCGCTCGGGGATCGTACCCCGTTGGTTCACGTCAAGGACACACTCGACGGGGAACCCGTCGAACTCGGCGAGGGTGACGTCGATTTGTCCGCCTGCGTGAACGCGGCGCGGAACGCGGGGACCGATTGGCTCGTCTACGAACACGACGCGCCGAGCGACCCGCTGGCGTCGCTCGCTCACGGTGCGGAACATCTCCGGAAGTTGAACGAGTAG
- the surE gene encoding 5'/3'-nucleotidase SurE — MDVLLTNDDGIDAPGIDALYDELSTVADVTVVAPAEDQSGVGRSNSHTVEVDDHERGLVVHGTPCDCVAVGVRTLDTNPAVVVAGCNDGPNFGAHKLDRSGTVGAAKEAAFLGIPGIAVSAYDPVDGALPRLDRENFAQAARITRSLVEHAEAIDSGTYLNVNAPVSDGSPNVRITHPARDFDVRIEDLDGDDRDAIALVDEFYDPLRPDRPEPLDDPVGTDRRALADGEISISPLGVAHELRDTEIASKIAGAVDQR, encoded by the coding sequence GTGGACGTTCTCCTGACGAACGACGACGGCATCGATGCGCCCGGCATCGACGCCCTGTACGACGAACTTTCGACCGTCGCCGACGTGACCGTCGTCGCCCCCGCGGAGGACCAGAGCGGGGTCGGCCGGTCGAACTCCCACACCGTCGAAGTGGACGACCACGAGCGCGGTCTCGTCGTTCACGGGACTCCCTGTGATTGTGTCGCTGTCGGTGTCCGAACGCTCGATACGAATCCCGCCGTCGTCGTTGCGGGCTGTAACGACGGGCCGAACTTCGGCGCACACAAACTCGACCGCTCGGGGACCGTCGGGGCCGCGAAGGAAGCCGCCTTCCTCGGCATCCCGGGAATCGCGGTTTCGGCCTACGACCCCGTCGATGGTGCACTCCCCCGACTCGACCGTGAAAACTTCGCACAGGCGGCCCGAATCACCCGCTCGCTCGTCGAACACGCCGAGGCCATCGATTCGGGGACGTATCTGAACGTCAATGCCCCCGTCTCGGACGGTTCTCCGAACGTTCGAATCACGCACCCTGCACGCGATTTCGACGTACGAATCGAGGACCTCGACGGGGACGACCGCGATGCTATCGCCCTCGTCGACGAATTCTACGACCCGCTTCGGCCGGACCGACCCGAACCGCTGGATGACCCGGTCGGAACCGACCGCCGGGCGCTCGCGGACGGGGAAATCAGCATCTCCCCGCTCGGCGTCGCACACGAGCTACGGGATACGGAAATCGCTTCGAAAATAGCCGGTGCCGTCGATCAGCGATAA
- the dnaG gene encoding DNA primase DnaG, whose translation MDDTAKYLIHADITADGVVERSDVVGAIFGQTEGLLGDDLDLRDLQQSSKVGRIDVHVESQHGQSFGTITIASSLDKVETAILAASLETIERVGPCRASVSIASIEDVRAAKRREVVDRAKDLLSSSFDDSVMTSQEILDEVRQSIRVEDITEYEGFPAGPNVVDSDAIIVVEGRSDVLTLLRYGVKNAIAVEGTNVPDTVADLTQARTTTAFLDADRGGDLILKELDQVGDIDYVAVAPTGKSVEDLSRDEVMASLRGKRRFDRFDADETVMAATDGSTLPAPEIDESSTVRPLKSSTETNASEADATSTSESSTEETDTTVEPTESAETDEDAETDGTAETTDGSETGETADSETADSEVADSDPTDSATTDEPTTLRGHVEAVIDDGAATVRLLDDDFGILSEAPSDETFAAIEGSETVPHAVVFDGTLSQRVLDVAAQRGVEQIVSRDEGEFVKKPTTVRIITADRFHEE comes from the coding sequence ATGGACGATACAGCGAAATACCTCATTCACGCAGACATTACCGCCGACGGGGTGGTAGAACGCAGTGATGTCGTCGGGGCGATTTTCGGGCAGACAGAGGGTTTGCTCGGAGACGACCTCGATCTACGCGACCTCCAACAGTCCTCGAAAGTCGGTCGAATCGACGTGCACGTCGAGAGCCAACACGGCCAGTCGTTCGGGACCATCACTATCGCCAGCAGCCTCGACAAGGTCGAGACGGCGATTTTAGCGGCGTCGCTCGAAACCATCGAGCGCGTCGGGCCGTGTCGCGCCAGCGTCAGCATTGCGAGCATCGAAGACGTGCGGGCGGCGAAACGACGCGAAGTCGTGGACCGTGCGAAAGACCTGCTGTCGTCGTCGTTCGACGACAGCGTCATGACGAGCCAGGAGATTCTGGACGAAGTCAGACAGAGCATCCGCGTCGAAGATATCACCGAATACGAAGGGTTCCCGGCCGGACCGAACGTCGTCGACAGCGACGCCATCATCGTCGTCGAAGGTCGATCCGACGTACTGACCTTGCTCCGTTACGGCGTGAAAAACGCCATCGCGGTGGAGGGGACGAACGTCCCGGACACCGTCGCCGACCTCACGCAGGCGCGGACGACCACGGCGTTTCTCGACGCCGACCGCGGCGGCGACCTGATCTTGAAGGAACTCGACCAGGTCGGCGACATCGACTACGTCGCCGTCGCGCCGACGGGAAAATCCGTCGAGGATCTCTCGCGCGACGAAGTGATGGCGTCCCTGCGAGGGAAGCGTCGGTTCGACCGCTTCGACGCGGACGAGACGGTGATGGCCGCAACCGACGGAAGCACGCTTCCCGCACCCGAAATAGACGAATCCTCGACCGTTCGACCGCTGAAATCGTCCACCGAAACGAACGCCTCGGAAGCGGACGCGACGTCCACGAGCGAATCGTCTACCGAAGAAACTGACACGACCGTCGAACCGACGGAAAGCGCTGAAACCGACGAAGACGCTGAAACGGACGGGACGGCCGAAACGACTGACGGGTCGGAAACGGGCGAGACGGCGGATTCCGAGACGGCGGATTCCGAGGTGGCCGACTCCGACCCGACCGATTCGGCCACGACGGACGAACCGACGACGCTTCGCGGTCATGTCGAAGCGGTCATCGACGACGGGGCGGCGACGGTTCGACTACTCGACGACGACTTCGGTATTCTGTCCGAAGCACCGTCCGACGAGACGTTCGCGGCCATCGAAGGGTCGGAGACGGTGCCACACGCCGTCGTGTTCGATGGCACGCTCAGCCAGCGGGTCCTCGACGTCGCCGCCCAGCGCGGCGTCGAACAGATAGTCTCCCGCGACGAAGGCGAGTTCGTCAAAAAACCGACGACGGTCCGTATCATCACGGCCGATCGGTTCCACGAGGAGTAG
- a CDS encoding DUF1405 domain-containing protein, which yields MAVPERYARYYLENAPSLVVLIILNLALVLVGVNFYVETMPGVPLFLWPLYADSPTAVALFAASLFTLLPNLGRRLSDSPQNLPLAYLNTIAFVWLVQFGLWTFTALNLGFSHYYAPPWTDSGILDYWGIIIAHLAFIPEAYLIPNYGKTTRGALVAAFVLMMANNVFDYVFGYHPPLRYKVGIVLPILSVGITFLSVFAASHAMDRLE from the coding sequence ATGGCAGTTCCCGAACGCTATGCCCGCTACTATCTCGAAAACGCTCCGAGTTTGGTGGTGCTTATCATTCTCAACCTCGCGCTCGTCCTCGTCGGCGTCAACTTCTACGTGGAGACGATGCCGGGCGTTCCGCTCTTTCTCTGGCCGTTGTATGCCGATTCGCCGACCGCAGTTGCACTGTTCGCCGCGTCGCTTTTCACCCTCCTCCCGAACCTCGGCAGGCGTCTTTCGGACTCGCCGCAGAACCTGCCGCTCGCGTATCTCAACACCATCGCGTTCGTCTGGCTCGTCCAATTCGGCCTCTGGACCTTCACCGCGCTCAACCTCGGCTTCTCGCACTACTACGCCCCGCCGTGGACCGACTCGGGTATCCTCGACTACTGGGGCATCATCATCGCTCACCTCGCGTTCATCCCGGAGGCGTATCTCATTCCAAACTACGGAAAGACGACGAGAGGTGCGCTGGTGGCGGCATTCGTGTTGATGATGGCGAACAACGTTTTCGATTACGTGTTCGGTTACCACCCTCCGCTTCGCTACAAAGTCGGAATCGTACTACCGATTCTCTCCGTCGGAATCACGTTCCTGTCCGTCTTCGCCGCTTCACACGCCATGGACCGGTTAGAGTGA
- the tmk gene encoding dTMP kinase: MLLTLEGLDGSGKTTVWEVLHEEFPEAVFTREPTNTWYGDAVNRSIGDDDADSIAELFLYTADHAAHLANTVRPALEEGKLVISDRYSDSRYAYQAVALDGAVTRPMEYIIGVHRPWTRPPDCTIYLDVDPETGAARSGATNKFEQAGFLAQVQSNYERLMEAEPGRFVRVDATNSPETVIDNVVSTIERVLDRADE, encoded by the coding sequence ATGTTGCTAACGCTGGAGGGACTGGACGGGAGCGGAAAGACGACCGTCTGGGAGGTGCTTCACGAGGAGTTTCCCGAAGCGGTGTTCACCCGTGAGCCGACGAACACGTGGTACGGCGATGCGGTCAACCGCTCGATAGGGGACGACGACGCCGACTCGATCGCCGAACTGTTTCTCTACACGGCGGACCACGCGGCCCACCTCGCGAACACCGTTCGACCCGCGCTGGAGGAGGGAAAACTCGTCATCTCCGACCGCTACTCCGATTCGCGGTACGCCTATCAGGCGGTCGCACTGGACGGGGCCGTCACTCGCCCGATGGAGTACATCATCGGCGTGCACCGACCGTGGACGCGGCCACCGGACTGTACCATCTATCTCGACGTGGATCCGGAGACGGGCGCGGCGCGAAGCGGCGCGACGAACAAGTTCGAACAGGCCGGATTCCTCGCGCAGGTACAGTCGAACTACGAGCGACTGATGGAAGCCGAACCGGGGCGGTTCGTTCGCGTCGATGCGACCAATTCGCCCGAGACGGTTATCGACAACGTCGTCTCGACGATCGAACGCGTGCTCGACAGAGCCGACGAGTAG
- the gatD gene encoding Glu-tRNA(Gln) amidotransferase subunit GatD, which translates to MNPGDRVRVERADETYEGVLLPSTTAANLVVKLDGGYNVGIDRDDATVDVLESEVYDIEDTESGDSSVVEFDPDLPTISLISTGGTIASTVDYRTGAVTAQFDAKDVLRAVPDLAGRANYRGRVVANILSENMTPDVWQELAHAVYEEIESGADGVVVMHGTDTMQFSASALSFMLDTPVPIVFTGSQRSADRPSSDNVMNAVCSVEAAKSDCAEVLVCMHGSESDDVCALHRGTRVRKNHTSRRDAFETIGAKPLGEVDYSTDDVTVRFRRDYNERGAQQLALDDDIESEVELIKFTPGMTVDSLDYAEGKAGLVLEGTGLGHVHSEWVDRIGELVDDGTTVVMTSQCIGGRVCDRVYDTGRDLLDAGIVEGEDMLPGTAKVKLMWALANSDTPEKTMRTPIAGEITERSVPWE; encoded by the coding sequence ATGAATCCGGGAGACCGCGTTCGCGTCGAGCGAGCGGACGAAACCTACGAGGGAGTTTTGCTTCCTTCCACGACGGCGGCGAACCTCGTCGTCAAACTCGATGGTGGCTACAACGTCGGTATCGACCGCGACGACGCGACCGTCGATGTGCTCGAATCGGAAGTGTACGACATCGAAGACACGGAATCTGGCGACTCGTCGGTCGTGGAGTTCGACCCCGACCTGCCGACGATTTCGCTCATCAGTACCGGCGGAACCATCGCCTCGACGGTCGACTACCGAACCGGCGCGGTGACGGCCCAGTTCGACGCCAAGGACGTGCTTCGTGCAGTCCCCGACCTCGCCGGGCGGGCGAACTACCGCGGCCGCGTCGTGGCCAACATCCTCTCCGAAAACATGACGCCGGACGTGTGGCAGGAGTTGGCCCACGCGGTGTACGAGGAGATCGAGAGTGGGGCGGACGGCGTCGTCGTCATGCACGGGACGGACACGATGCAGTTCAGCGCATCCGCCCTCTCGTTCATGCTCGACACGCCGGTTCCCATCGTGTTCACCGGCAGTCAGCGCTCGGCCGACCGGCCGTCCTCGGACAACGTGATGAACGCGGTCTGTTCGGTCGAAGCCGCGAAATCCGACTGCGCGGAAGTACTCGTCTGCATGCACGGGAGCGAAAGCGACGACGTGTGTGCGCTTCACCGCGGCACGCGCGTCCGGAAGAATCACACCTCTCGCCGGGACGCCTTCGAAACCATCGGCGCGAAACCACTCGGCGAAGTGGACTACAGCACCGATGACGTCACGGTCCGCTTCCGACGGGACTACAACGAACGCGGCGCACAGCAACTGGCGCTCGACGACGACATCGAAAGCGAAGTCGAACTCATCAAGTTCACGCCGGGCATGACCGTCGATTCGCTCGATTACGCCGAAGGCAAGGCCGGACTCGTCCTCGAAGGGACCGGATTGGGCCACGTCCACTCCGAGTGGGTCGACCGAATCGGCGAACTCGTGGACGACGGAACGACCGTCGTCATGACCAGCCAATGCATCGGCGGGCGCGTCTGTGACCGCGTGTACGACACGGGCCGCGACTTGCTCGATGCGGGTATCGTGGAAGGCGAGGACATGCTCCCCGGAACGGCGAAGGTGAAACTGATGTGGGCGCTCGCGAACAGCGATACGCCCGAGAAGACCATGCGGACACCAATCGCGGGCGAGATCACCGAGCGGTCGGTGCCATGGGAGTAA
- a CDS encoding ubiquitin-like small modifier protein 1: MQWKLFADLAEIAGDKEVPVDAEPGDSVGDALDALLAPRPELEHRVLDDDGRLHDHINVLRNGTDVSSEDGLKTPLEPGDELALFPPVSGG; the protein is encoded by the coding sequence ATGCAGTGGAAACTCTTCGCGGATCTGGCCGAGATCGCCGGCGACAAGGAGGTGCCCGTGGACGCCGAACCGGGCGATTCCGTGGGCGACGCGTTGGACGCCCTTCTCGCGCCGCGGCCGGAACTCGAACATCGCGTTCTGGACGACGATGGCCGCCTCCACGACCACATCAACGTCCTTCGAAACGGGACCGACGTCTCCTCCGAAGACGGCTTGAAAACCCCGCTCGAACCGGGCGACGAGCTGGCGCTCTTTCCTCCAGTGAGTGGTGGGTAG
- a CDS encoding GNAT family N-acetyltransferase — MGVSCIELREATHDDYDDVVAFTEDTWSDRDSSDYIPHVYHDWIDGDDRYTVVADAGDAIAGIVQCVMLSEWEAWGQGMRVNPDFRGQGIANRMTSELFDWARDQGATTLRNMVFSWNIAGLGQSRATGYEPITEFRWAYPEPDANADPAMTVTDDPDAAWGYWTKSDARSHLQGLALDFEESWALSELTRDDLERSAENDGLLVVRENGTRGFASFFREEERKNEDGEPELWAEYTISAWEDADAARSLFAAMARDAAARGADRIRTLIPETPRFVSDTAYSRVKVDGEPDFVMGMDLTKDYR, encoded by the coding sequence ATGGGAGTAAGCTGTATCGAACTCCGTGAGGCCACGCACGACGATTACGATGACGTCGTGGCGTTCACGGAGGATACGTGGTCCGACCGGGACAGCAGCGACTACATTCCACACGTCTACCACGACTGGATAGACGGCGACGACCGTTACACCGTGGTCGCCGACGCCGGGGACGCCATCGCCGGAATCGTCCAGTGTGTCATGCTCTCCGAGTGGGAAGCGTGGGGACAGGGAATGCGTGTCAATCCCGATTTCCGTGGCCAAGGCATCGCAAACCGCATGACGAGCGAACTGTTCGACTGGGCACGCGATCAGGGTGCGACCACGCTCCGCAACATGGTCTTCTCGTGGAACATCGCGGGACTCGGACAGTCACGAGCGACCGGATACGAGCCGATTACCGAATTCCGGTGGGCCTACCCCGAACCCGACGCGAACGCCGACCCGGCCATGACGGTGACCGACGACCCGGACGCCGCGTGGGGATACTGGACCAAAAGCGACGCGCGGTCACACCTTCAGGGCCTCGCCCTCGACTTCGAGGAATCGTGGGCGCTCTCGGAACTAACCCGCGACGACCTCGAACGCAGTGCCGAAAACGACGGACTGCTCGTCGTGCGGGAGAACGGAACGCGCGGATTCGCTAGCTTCTTCCGGGAGGAAGAGCGGAAAAACGAGGACGGCGAACCCGAACTGTGGGCCGAGTATACCATCAGCGCGTGGGAGGATGCCGACGCCGCCCGGTCGCTGTTCGCCGCGATGGCCCGCGACGCCGCAGCGCGTGGCGCGGACAGAATCCGAACGCTCATCCCCGAGACGCCGCGTTTCGTCAGCGATACGGCCTACTCCCGGGTGAAAGTCGATGGCGAACCGGACTTCGTGATGGGGATGGATTTGACGAAGGATTATCGCTGA
- a CDS encoding DUF5802 family protein, whose product MFESFSSGYYLGRLYVEPYEGDHAVMCRDDHESVNKALYSSGEGVERLDWPLVMKIDQQHFSVHAEDDIPDNTLVIPDELLDNTRIRNPPELKEVLLAKADRVEQLIGFQRRHPGFGSGGAV is encoded by the coding sequence ATGTTCGAATCGTTTTCCAGCGGATACTACCTCGGTCGGCTCTACGTCGAGCCATACGAGGGTGATCACGCCGTCATGTGTCGTGACGATCACGAATCCGTCAACAAAGCCCTGTACTCCTCCGGCGAAGGCGTCGAGCGGTTGGACTGGCCGCTCGTGATGAAAATCGATCAGCAACACTTCTCCGTTCATGCGGAGGACGATATCCCGGACAATACACTCGTGATTCCCGACGAGTTGCTCGACAACACTCGTATTCGTAACCCTCCCGAACTGAAGGAAGTCCTGCTGGCGAAAGCGGATCGTGTCGAACAGCTTATCGGATTCCAGCGTCGCCATCCCGGTTTCGGAAGCGGCGGCGCGGTCTGA